One Labrus mixtus chromosome 12, fLabMix1.1, whole genome shotgun sequence DNA segment encodes these proteins:
- the sesn1 gene encoding sestrin-1 isoform X2, which yields MRHAVTPAANVENNSFKVTSLLKICTHCERLSKKDLGIRIPRPLGNGPSRFIPEKEILKVSKVDARTQSIFEDAFAALGRLDNISLVMGFHPQYLESFLRTQHYLLQMDGPLSLHYRHYIGIMAAARHQCSYLVNLHVNDFLQVGGDPKWLKGLDEAPQKLQQLGELNKILAHRPWLLTKEHMERLLKAEEHSWSLAELIHAVVLLTHYHSLASFTFGCGITPEIHCDGGHTFRPPSLSQFCVCDIANGNGHINHHEDPLGNQEMCGEVEVLMERMKQLQECRDDEEASQEEMATRFEREKTESMLVVTAEEEECVPSRDISRHFEDPSYGYKDFSRRGEHVPTFRVQDYSWEDHGFSLVNRLYPDVGQMLDEKFQMAYNLTYNTMATHKDVDTSMLRRAIWNYIHCMFGIRYDDYDYGEINQLLDRSFKIYIKTMVCSPEKTTKRMYESFWRQFQHSEKVHVNLLLMEARMQAELLYALRAITRYMT from the exons ATGAGGCACGCGGTCACACCGGCAGCGAACGTGGAGAATAATTCTTTTAAAGTGACAAGCCTGTTAAAGATATGTACCCATTGTGAACGGCTTAGCAAAAAg gaCTTGGGAATAAGGATCCCAAGACCCTTAGGAAACGGACCAAGCAGATTTATCCCTGAGAAAGAG attctcaaagtcagtaaagtgGATGCCCGGACACAGTCGATATTTGAGGATGCATTTGCAGCCCTCGGTCGCCTGGATAACATATCCCTGGTGATGGGCTTCCACCCACAGTACCTGGAGAGTTTCCTCCGGACGCAGcactacctgctgcagatggaCGGACCCCTATCTTTGCACTACCGACACTACATCGGCATCATG GCGGCAGCTAGACACCAGTGCTCCTACTTGGTCAACCTGCACGTGAACGACTTCCTCCAGGTTGGTGGCGATCCCAAATGGTTAAAGGGTCTCGATGAAGCCCcacagaagctgcagcagctcggAGAGCTCAACAAAATCCTGGCCCACCGACCCTGGCTCCTCACCAAGGAACACATGGAG cgtCTTCTGAAGGCGGAGGAACACAGCTGGTCCCTGGCAGAGCTGATCCATGCCGTCGTCCTCCTTACACACTACCACTCCCTCGCCTCCTTCACCTTTGGATGTGGCATCACGCCTGAGATCCACTGTGACGGCGGACACACTTTCAGACCCCCCTCCCTCAGCCAGTTCTGCGTGTGTGACATTGCTAACGGCAACGGTCACATTAATCACCATGAGGATCCACTGGGCAACCAG gaGATGTGTGGCGAGGTGGAGGTATTGATGGAGCGCatgaagcagctgcaggaatGCCGGGATGACGAGGAGGCCAGCCAGGAGGAGATGGCGACACGCTTTGAgagggagaagacggagagcATGCTGGTAGTCACTGCGGAGGAAGAGGAATGTGTGCCCTCCAGGGACATCTCCCGACACTTTGAGGACCCCAGCTACGGCTACAAGGACTTCTCCAGGAGGGGGGAGCACGTGCCCACATTCAGAGTGCAG GACTACAGCTGGGAGGATCATGGCTTCTCCCTGGTCAACAGACTGTACCCTGATGTGGGTCAGATGCTGGACGAAAAGTTTCAGATGGCCTACAATCTGACCTACAACACCATGGCAACGCACAAGGATGTGGACACCAGTATGCTGCGCAGGGCCATCTGGAACTACATCCACTGCATGTTCGGCATCAG GTATGACGACTATGATTACGGGGAGATAAACCAACTTCTGGACCGTAGCTTTAAGATCTACATCAAGACCATGGTGTGTAGTCCCGAGAAGACCACCAAACGAATGTATGAGAGCTTCTGGAGGCAGTTTCAGCACTCTGAGAAG GTCCACGTTAATCTGCTTCTTATGGAAGCGCGAATGCAAGCAGAACTGTTATACGCTCTGAGAGCGATCACCCGCTACATGACATGA